In the genome of Sphaeramia orbicularis chromosome 13, fSphaOr1.1, whole genome shotgun sequence, one region contains:
- the tyr gene encoding tyrosinase, with the protein MRSLCVSVVLLQILGSCMCQFPRPCANSEGLRTKECCPVWEGDGSACGALSGRGFCAEVVVSEEPHGPQYPHSGIDDRERWPLAFFNRTCRCAGNYGGFNCGECRFGYWGSNCAEYRESVRRNILTLSTSEQQKFLSYLNLAKNTVSRDYVISTGTRAEMGENGENPMFSDINTYDLFVWMHYYVSRDAFLGGPGNVWRDIDFAHESSAFLPWHRVYLLHWENEIRKLTGDFNFTIPYWDWRDAQTCEVCTDALMGGRNSLNPNLISPASIFSSWKVICTQPEEYNNREALCNGTGEGPLLRNPGNHDPNRVARLPTTADVDFVVGLPEYETGPMDRFANMSFRNVLEGFASPTTGMAILGQSTMHNALHLFMNGSMSSVQGSANDPIFLLHHAFIDSIFERWLRTHEPPRTLYPQSNAPIGHNDGYYMVPFLPLYRNGDYFLSNKALGYEYAYLLDPGQRFVQEFLTPYLEQAQEIWQWLLGAGLLGAVIAAIIAAVIVVARRKWKRSQRRKRASSYGERQPLLQSSSEDGSASYQTNL; encoded by the exons ATGAGgagcctgtgtgtgtctgtagttCTGCTGCAGATCCTGGGGTCTTGTATGTGCCAGTTCCCTCGTCCTTGTGCCAACTCAGAGGGACTTCGGACCAAAGAGTGCTGCCCCGTGTGGGAAGGTGACGGCTCAGCGTGCGGGGCCCTGTCAGGCCGAGGCTTCTGTGCTGAGGTGGTGGTCTCAGAAGAGCCCCACGGCCCCCAGTACCCACACAGTGGGATTGACGACAGAGAGCGCTGGCCTTTAGCGTTCTTCAACCGGACTTGTCGTTGCGCCGGAAACTATGGGGGCTTTAACTGTGGGGAATGCAGGTTCGGTTACTGGGGGTCAAACTGTGCTGAGTACCGGGAGTCGGTTCGTAGAAACATCCTGACCCTGTCGACCTCTGAGCAGCAGAAGTTCCTCTCCTACCTGAACCTGGCAAAGAACACCGTCAGCCGCGACTATGTCATCTCCACAGGCACTAGAGCCGAGATGGGTGAAAATGGAGAAAACCCCATGTTCTCTGACATCAACACCTATGACCTGTTTGTCTGGATGCATTACTACGTGTCCAGGGACGCTTTCTTGGGAGGACCGGGGAATGTTTGGAGAGATATCGACTTTGCCCATGAGTCTTCAGCCTTTCTGCCCTGGCACAGAGTCTACCTGCTTCACTGGGAGAATGAGATAAGGAAGCTGACGGGAGATTTTAACTTCACCATTCCATACTGGGACTGGAGAGACGCCCAGACCTGTGAGGTGTGCACTGATGCTCTGATGGGCGGACGGAACTCCCTCAACCCCAACCTCATCAGCCCTGCATCCATCTTCTCTTCATGGAAG GTGATTTGCACTCAACCAGAGGAATACAACAATCGAGAGGCATTGTGCAACGGCACAGGGGAAGGTCCACTCTTGCGTAATCCTGGAAATCATGATCCCAACCGCGTGGCAAGACTCCCCACGACAGCTGATGTGGACTTCGTAGTGGGCCTCCCTGAATATGAGACGGGGCCCATGGACCGATTCGCCAACATGAGCTTCAGAAACGTCCTAGAGG gttttgcCAGTCCCACCACAGGTATGGCCATTCTGGGTCAGAGCACCATGCACAACGCCCTGCATCTCTTTATGAACGGCTCCATGTCCTCAGTGCAGGGATCAGCCAATGACCCCATTTTCCTCCTGCACCATGCTTTCATCGACAG TATCTTTGAGCGCTGGCTGAGGACCCATGAGCCTCCTAGGACTCTCTACCCACAATCCAACGCTCCCATTGGCCACAACGATGGTTACTACATGGTGCCCTTCCTGCCCCTGTACAGAAATGGAGACTATTTCCTGTCCAACAAGGCCCTAGGATATGAATATGCTTATCTGCTCGACCCTG GTCAGAGGTTCGTCCAGGAGTTCCTGACACCTTACCTGGAGCAGGCTCAGGAGATCTGGCAGTGGCTCCTCGGAGCGGGCCTCCTCGGTGCAGTGATTGCTGCAATTATTGCTGCAGTGATTGTTGTTGCAAGAAGGAAATGGAAGCGTAGCCAAAGGAGAAAGAGAGCATCAAGCTATGGAGAGAGACAACCACTGCTGCAGAGCAGCTCAGAGGATGGTTCAGCTTCATATCAGACCAATCTGTAG